The genomic window CGCTGCCGGGCACCTGCCGCCGTCGTCGGCTTCCGACTTGGTGGCGCCGTCCAGCATGACCGACCAGTGCGACAACAACGACGGGCTTTTCGGTCTCTGCGGCGCCGGGCAGCTCAACCACTAGTGGCGCCACCTGTTGCGGGTGCGCACCGGCAACAGGCGTTCCGGGCAGCCGTATCATGGCTAGGAATTCGATTGGCCCAGGGCGCCGACCGCGGCGCTTGAGTCGGGACACCGGTGCCGACATGGGTTGTCTGACCATCCAGTAGGAGATAGACCGCGTGGCATCGACTGCCGACTTCAAGAATGGGCTCGTCCTGGTGATCGACGGCCAGCTGTGGCAGATCGTCGAGTTTCAGCACGTCAAACCGGGCAAGGGCCCGGCCTTCGTGCGCACCAAGCTCAAGAACGTGCTCTCGGGCAAGGTCGTCGACAAGACGTACAACGCGGGCGTGAAGGTGGACACCGCCACCGTCGACCGCCGCGATGCCACCTACTTGTACCGCGACGGCTCAGATTTCGTCTTCATGGACAGCCAGGACTACGAGCAGCACCCGCTGCCGGAATCGCTGGTCGGCGATGCCGCAAGGTTCCTGCTGGAGGGCCTGCCGGTGCAGGTGGCGTTCCACAACGGGGTTCCGCTGTACCTCGAACTCCCGGTGACGGTCGAGCTTGTCGTCACCCACACCGAGCCGGGCCTGCAGGGCGACCGGTCCAGCGCGGGCACCAAGCCGGCGACCGTGGAGACCGGTGCGGAGCTTCAGGTGCCGCTGTTCATCAACACCGGCGACAAGCTGAAGGTCGATTCCCGCGACGGCAGCTACCTGGGACGCGTCAACGCGTGAGCAAGCCCGCGCGTCCTGTCAAAGGACGTCACCAGGCCCGTAAGCGAGCGGTCGATCTGCTCTTCGAGGCCGAGGCCCGGGATCTGAGCCCGGTTGACGTCGTCGAGGTGCGCGCCACGCTGGCCGAGACCAACCCCGAAGTGGCGGCGCTGCACGCCTACACGGTCGCGGTGGCGACCGGGGTCTCGGAGCACCTCGCCCACATCGACGATCTGATCAGCTCGCATCTGCAGGGCTGGACACTGGACCGGCTGCCCGCGGTGGATCGTGCGATCCTGCGGGTCGCGGTGTGGGAGTTGCTCTATGCCGACGACGTGCCGGAGCCGGTCGCGGTGGATGAGGCCGTTCAGCTGGCCAAGGAGCTGTCCACCGACGAATCCCCGGGCTTCATCAACGGCGTGCTCGGTCACGTCATGCTGGTGACGCCGCAGATCCGGGCGGCCGCCCAGGCCGTCCGGGACGCGGTGTCCCCGGGTGCCGCGGGCACACCGGAGAACCCAGAACCGCACTCATGACCCGGCTGCAGCTGCGCGTCCTGGTGGCCGCCGTGCTGGCTGCGGCGGTGGTGCTCGGGGCCGTTCTCTGCGCGGCCTACCGGCTGAGCACCGTCGCGTCGGCGCTGGCGATTTTCGCGCTGGGCGTGGGCGCCTGGCTCCACTACGCGGTCGAACGTCTGCTGCTGGCCCGCCGCATCGAAACCGTCCGGTCGGCGGCCCGCCCGCTGCAGCCGCTGTTGCCGGTGATGGCCGCCCTGATGGGTCTGACTCAGACGGTGGTGCGCTCGCTTGGCGACGTCACCGAGTTGCCGATGCGCCGCTGGCGGGTGCTGGACGGCGACGGCAGGGACAACCGTCCGGAGCGCTGATTGACCTCGGCGAATCCTGAGTGAAACGATCGCTTGTACGGCGTGAGCGGGCCACAATGTTGCTGGGTTCGCCGGGTTTGCCGGGTTTGCCGGTGACTGCGCCAACAGAACAGGTGAGGCAGATGAATCCCTACAGCGCCTACGCGCGACGACTGCGCGTCTCCGCGCTCGCGGCGGTGGCCAATCCGTCCTACACCCGTATCGACACGTGGAACCTGCTCGACGACGCCTGCCGCTACCTCGCCGAGGTGGACCTGGCCGGGCTGGACAAAACGCACGAGGTGGCCAAGGTCCGGCGGCTGATGGATCGCATCGGCGCCTATGAGCGGTACTGGCTGTATCCCGGGGCGGAGAATCTGGCGACCTACCGCGCTCACCTCGACGCCCTGTCCACGGTGCGACTCGCCGAAGAGGTGTCGCTGGCGGTACGGCTGCTCTCCGAATACGGCGATCGCACCGCACTGTTCGACACCTCGGCCCCGTTGGCCGACCAGGAATTGGTGGCCAAAGCCAAACAGCAGCAGTTCTATACGGTGTTGCTCGCCGACGACTCGCCCAATACCGGGCCCGACTGCCTGGCCGAGGCGCTGCGGGCGCTGCGCGGCTCATCCGAAGATGTGCAGTTCGAGCTGCTGGTGGTCCCCAGCGTCGAGGACGCGATCACCGCCGTCGCCTTGAACGGCGAGATTCAGGCTGCGATCATCCGCCACGACGTGGCGCTGCGTTCACGCGACCGGGTGCCGCTGATGAACAGCTTGCTGGGCGCCAACGACGACCCGGTCAGCCACGACTGCGGCACCGACTGCATCGAATGCGGCGAATGGATCCGCGAACTGCGCCCGCACATCGACCTCTACCTGCTCACCGACGAGTCGATCGCGGCGGGCAACGACGAGGAACAGACCGTCTACGATCGGACGTTCTACCGGCTCAACGACGTCACCGATCTGCACAGCACGGTGCTGGCCGGTCTTCGAAACCGTTTCGCCACACCATTTTTCGATGCCCTGCGGGCCTATGCCGACTCGCCGGTCGGCCAATTCCACGCGCTGCCCGTCGCGCGGGGCGCCAGTGTCTTCAACTCGAAGTCGCTGCAGGACATGGGGGAGTTCTACGGCCGCAACATCTTCATGGCCGAGACCTCGACCACGTCGGGCGGTTTGGACTCGTTGCTGGACCCGCACGGCAACATCAAGAAGGCGATGGACAAGGCCGCGCGCACCTGGAACTCCAACCAGACCTACTTCGTCACCAACGGCACGTCGACGGCGAACAAGATCGTCGTGCAATCGCTGACGCGGCCGGGCGACATCGTGCTGATCGACCGCAACTGCCACAAGTCGCACCACTACGGCTTGGTGCTGGCCGGCGCCTACCCGCTGTACCTCGACGCTTATCCATTGCCGCAGTTCGCGATCTACGGGGCGGTGCCGCTAGAGACGGTCAAGAAGGCGCTGCTGGATCTGGAGGAGGCCGGCCAGCTCGACAAGGTGCGGATGGTGTTGCTCACCAACTGCATCTTCGACGGCGTCGTGTACAACCCGCAGCGGGTGATGGAGGAGGTGCTGGCGATCAAGCCGGACATCTGCTTCCTGTGGGACGAGGCGTGGTACGCGTTCGCGACGGCCGTGCCGTGGGCCCGGCAACGGACCGCGATGGTGTCGGCCGAACGTCTCGAACAGATGCTCGCGTCGCCGGAATATGCCGCGCAGTACCGCAATTGGGTCGCATCGATGGAGGGCATCCCCCGCTCGGAGTGGGTCAACCACCGGCTGCTGCCCGACCCCGACAAGGCTCGGGTCCGCGTATATGCGACGCACTCCACCCACAAGTCGCTGTCGGCGTTCCGGCAGGCGTCGATGATCCACGTCCGCGATCGCGACTTCAATTCCCGCGCCCGCGACGCCTTCGGCGAAGCGTTTCTGACCCACACCTCGACGTCGCCCAACCAGCAACTGCTCGCCTCGCTGGACCTGGCCCGCCGCCAGGTCGACATCGAGGGGTTCCAATTGGTCCGGCAGGTCTACGACATGGCGTTGGTGTTCCGCCATCGCGTGCGCAAGGACCGGCTGATCAGCAAGTGGTTCCGCATCCTCGACGAATCCGATCTGGTGCCCGAGGAATTTCGGGCCTCGGCGGTCAGCTCCTACCGCGAGGTCAGGCAGGGCGCGCTGGCGGAGTGGAACGAGGCGTGGCGGTCCGACCAGTTCGTGCTGGACCCCACGCGGGTCACCCTGTTCCTCGGCAACACCGGCATGAACGGGTACGATTTCCGCGAGAAAATCCTGATGGAGCGCTTCGGCATTCAGATCAACAAGACGTCGATCAACAGCGTGCTGCTGATCTTCACCATCGGCGTCACCTGGTCGAGCGTGCATCACCTGCTCGACGTGCTGCGCCGGGTGGCCACCGACCTCGACCGGGAGAAGGAACTCGCCAGCGCCGCCGACTGGACGTTGCACCAGCGCCGCGTCGAGGAGATCACCCAGGACCTGCCGCACCTGCCCGACTTCAGCGAATTCGACGAGGCGTTCCGTCCGGTGGACGACTGTGTATTCGGGGACGTGCGCTCGGCGTTCTACGCCGGGTACGAGGAGTCCGACCGAGAGTATGTGCAGATCGGTCAGGCGGGGCGGCGGATCGCCGAGGGCCGGAAACTGGTGTCCACCACCTTCGTGGTGCCCTATCCGCCCGGATTTCCGGTGTTGGTGCCCGGTCAGGTGGTCTCCAAGGAGATCCTGTATTTCCTGGCGCAGCTCGACGTCAAGGAGATCCACGGCTACAACCCGCAACTCGGTCTGTCGGTGTTCACCGCGGAGGCGCTGGCCCGGCTGGAGGCGCAGCGCAGCGCGGCGATCGCCGCGGTGGGGTCGGCGTTCCCCGCGTTCGACCTGCCGTCGGACATGTCGGCCAGCAACGGGGCACGCAACGGCGACCGCGTCAACAAGGCAGCCACGACACGCGAAGCCTAGATTCGATTCCGGTGAGAAACCGGTACGGCCGTAGACTACGGCGTGTGAGGACGCCGTGGTGAGAGTGGTTCGGGATATGGGTGATCCAGCACCGGTGCAGCGTGAGGTCCTCGACAAACCAGACCCGGGTGCCGCGCTGGAGCACGCAATTGCCCGGCAGGTTCGGACGCTGCGACGGGCGGCCGGCTTCACGATTGGCGAATTATCGGCTGCCGTAGGCATTTCCAAGGCGATGCTATCGAAGATCGAAAACGCACAGACCTCGTGCAGCCTGTCGACGTTGGCCAGACTGGCTGAGGGGTTTGATGTTCCGGTGACCGCGTTGTTCCGCGGGGCCGGGGGGGCGCGCGCCGCGGTCTACACCGAGCGGGGCAAGGGATCCGAGATCGTAGGCCGCGGCACTCGGGTGGGCCACCACTATGAGTTGTTGGGCGCGTTGCGTGGTGCGCACAAGCGCCTCGAGCCCGTCCTCGTGACGTTAACCGACGCGAGCGAGGTCTTCCCGCAGTTCCAGCATCCGGGTACCGAAGTCTTGTACATGCTCGAGGGTGTGATGGTCTACGGGCACGGCGATTCGGAGTACACCCTTCGTCCCGGGGACACTCTGCTGCTGGACGGCGAAGGCATACACGGGCCAAACCAGTTGGTCCGGTTGCCCATCCGCTTTCTCGCCGTCACGGCCTACCCCGACGATCGTGCCGACACCTGATTGACCGCGGCCGACCAAGGCCGCGGCTCGTTTACCGATTCGTTCTACTCACCCTAGTCCGGGTTTCTCCTCATTTGTAGTGTCATCGTGCTGTCTCTCGGGCTTTCGCTGTGTTCTGGGCACCGCATTCCTCAAATCAACGGT from Mycobacterium shigaense includes these protein-coding regions:
- a CDS encoding aminotransferase class I/II-fold pyridoxal phosphate-dependent enzyme, producing the protein MNPYSAYARRLRVSALAAVANPSYTRIDTWNLLDDACRYLAEVDLAGLDKTHEVAKVRRLMDRIGAYERYWLYPGAENLATYRAHLDALSTVRLAEEVSLAVRLLSEYGDRTALFDTSAPLADQELVAKAKQQQFYTVLLADDSPNTGPDCLAEALRALRGSSEDVQFELLVVPSVEDAITAVALNGEIQAAIIRHDVALRSRDRVPLMNSLLGANDDPVSHDCGTDCIECGEWIRELRPHIDLYLLTDESIAAGNDEEQTVYDRTFYRLNDVTDLHSTVLAGLRNRFATPFFDALRAYADSPVGQFHALPVARGASVFNSKSLQDMGEFYGRNIFMAETSTTSGGLDSLLDPHGNIKKAMDKAARTWNSNQTYFVTNGTSTANKIVVQSLTRPGDIVLIDRNCHKSHHYGLVLAGAYPLYLDAYPLPQFAIYGAVPLETVKKALLDLEEAGQLDKVRMVLLTNCIFDGVVYNPQRVMEEVLAIKPDICFLWDEAWYAFATAVPWARQRTAMVSAERLEQMLASPEYAAQYRNWVASMEGIPRSEWVNHRLLPDPDKARVRVYATHSTHKSLSAFRQASMIHVRDRDFNSRARDAFGEAFLTHTSTSPNQQLLASLDLARRQVDIEGFQLVRQVYDMALVFRHRVRKDRLISKWFRILDESDLVPEEFRASAVSSYREVRQGALAEWNEAWRSDQFVLDPTRVTLFLGNTGMNGYDFREKILMERFGIQINKTSINSVLLIFTIGVTWSSVHHLLDVLRRVATDLDREKELASAADWTLHQRRVEEITQDLPHLPDFSEFDEAFRPVDDCVFGDVRSAFYAGYEESDREYVQIGQAGRRIAEGRKLVSTTFVVPYPPGFPVLVPGQVVSKEILYFLAQLDVKEIHGYNPQLGLSVFTAEALARLEAQRSAAIAAVGSAFPAFDLPSDMSASNGARNGDRVNKAATTREA
- a CDS encoding helix-turn-helix domain-containing protein; this translates as MGDPAPVQREVLDKPDPGAALEHAIARQVRTLRRAAGFTIGELSAAVGISKAMLSKIENAQTSCSLSTLARLAEGFDVPVTALFRGAGGARAAVYTERGKGSEIVGRGTRVGHHYELLGALRGAHKRLEPVLVTLTDASEVFPQFQHPGTEVLYMLEGVMVYGHGDSEYTLRPGDTLLLDGEGIHGPNQLVRLPIRFLAVTAYPDDRADT
- a CDS encoding antitermination protein NusB, with the protein product MTRLQLRVLVAAVLAAAVVLGAVLCAAYRLSTVASALAIFALGVGAWLHYAVERLLLARRIETVRSAARPLQPLLPVMAALMGLTQTVVRSLGDVTELPMRRWRVLDGDGRDNRPER
- the nusB gene encoding transcription antitermination factor NusB, with the protein product MSKPARPVKGRHQARKRAVDLLFEAEARDLSPVDVVEVRATLAETNPEVAALHAYTVAVATGVSEHLAHIDDLISSHLQGWTLDRLPAVDRAILRVAVWELLYADDVPEPVAVDEAVQLAKELSTDESPGFINGVLGHVMLVTPQIRAAAQAVRDAVSPGAAGTPENPEPHS
- the efp gene encoding elongation factor P codes for the protein MASTADFKNGLVLVIDGQLWQIVEFQHVKPGKGPAFVRTKLKNVLSGKVVDKTYNAGVKVDTATVDRRDATYLYRDGSDFVFMDSQDYEQHPLPESLVGDAARFLLEGLPVQVAFHNGVPLYLELPVTVELVVTHTEPGLQGDRSSAGTKPATVETGAELQVPLFINTGDKLKVDSRDGSYLGRVNA